The DNA window CTCAACGAACTTGCCCACCAACACACAACACTCGTGATTGCACATCGCCTCTCCACCATCATTGATGCTGATGAAATTCTCGTGATGGAACAAGGACACATTGTCGAACGTGGCACACATACACAACTACTCACCCAACAAGGCGCGTATGCCCACCTGTGGCAACTGCAACAACAAGAACGGACAAACTCACCAACTGAAAACAGATAACACACCTTTATAAATTTTATCCACCCGCCTACTTGTACGCTAAAATAACTAGCGTGCGAGTTCTCGCATCATTACCCCTATGATTCCCCTCTCAGCCCTCAAAAAGTCATCACCATGCCCAGCTTAAAAATTACCCGTCCTGATGGAACAGAACTCCCCATATCAGGCTACCACTACGAAAAACCCAGCGCACAAGCCAAAGCCTTCACCTCCCGCTTAGGCAACAAAAAACTCCCCGCCAAAGTTGACCTACGCCCCTACATGACCGAAGTCGAAGACCAAAAAAATACCAGCAGTTGCGTTGCTAACGCCGTCGCAGGGGCTTACGAATACCTCGCAAAACGCCACCTTGGCGAAGACTCCTACAACGTCAGCCGCCTATTTATCTACTACAACGCCCGCTACTACCGCAGTTGGGAAAACGAAGATAAAGGCTCATTCATCGCCGATGCCATCAAAGGCTTAAGCGAATACGGGGCTTGCTCCGAAGAAACATGGGAATTCGACGTTAAATCCGTCACAACCGAACCCGACGGCGATGCCTACGACGAAGCCGCTAACTTCCTCGTAGAAAGTACCGAACTACTACCCGTCGACCTCACCGCATGGAAATCCGCCCTTGCTGAAGGCAACCCGATTATTTTCGGCATTTCCCTCTTCAAATCCTTTGACTCCCACAAGAAAAAAGGCTTAGTCCCCATGCCCTCCCCGCAAGAAACCGCCCGCGCCTCACACGGCGGACACGCAATGCTCTGCGTTGGCTACTCCGACAACGACCAAGTATTTATCGTCCGCAACTCATGGGGCAGTGACTGGGGCGACAACGGCTACTGCTATATACCCTACCGCTACCTGATTAACCCCCAACTTAACAGCGGTGATTGCTGGGTTATCAAACAACTAGACAACTTTGATATTGATGAATCCTCATGGTCAGACGATGACGAATCCGTCTTAGGCGACTGGGAAACCGAATTCGCCGACATGAGCGACGAAGACTATCAAGACATGCTAGAAGCCATGGGAGACTCCCCACTAGAATTGCGTCTTGCGATGATAATCATGTATGCCGCAGGTGCAGACGACGACATCAGCGATGAAGAAATGGCAGAAATCACCACCTATATGGATGGTTTCTTAGAACTGCTCGGCGTAGCAATGAAAACTGAGCGTTTATTACGAAACGCACAAAAACAACTCAACAAAGATGAAGACGGCGAATTACTAGACGAATCGATTGATTTATTAGGCGAATACCTATCAGGCGAACTACTCGCGCGAATAGTCCAAGACATCGAAGCCATGATTGATGTCGATGATTTATCAGAAGAGGAAGAAGAATTTCTCAACGATTTAATCAGCCGTTGGCAAATTGAAGGCGATGAAGAAGACGAATCAGAAGACGACGACGAAGAATATGAGGAAGACGAGGACGAAGAAGAAGAAGAGGAAGAAGAAAAACCAAAAAAACGGCGATAATCTTTTATAACCTGAGTTCGGCGATATTTATAAAACAGAGACCTGCTAAGTTTTGAAAATCTAGCAGGTCTTTTTTTGTCTGAATCAGAATTCACAGAATTTTCAGAATTAGCATAATTCGCATTAATTTCTTGGTTTAAGGGGTTTTAAATTCTGTTAATTCTGAAAATTCTGATTCAGATAAGCTGTTGTCTTTTTAAAAGAATCTCGCCGTACTCGGGTTAGGGTTAATTAAGAAAATTGTGTAAATTATGGTTCAGATATTTGCTGACTTAACCGCGCCCAATAATTTAAGCCATCCTGTCCCCAATCCTTCGCCAACTCCTCCAACGCCTGCAAGACTTGTGCATAACCAATCTTATGAGCAATTCGATACGCTTCTACAAATTTTGTGATTCCTTCCTGCACTTCCTCATTTTGTAAATGAATACGTCCCATATTAAACAACGTCGCACACAAGCCCGCCACATCGCCGATTTCTTGTTGAATCGCTAAGGACTGTTGCAAGTAGCGCAGGGCGGTTTCGTAGTCGCCTCGGGCATAAGCCGTTGTTGCCATATTGTTGAGCGTCGCGCCTTCGCCACTTTTATCGCCGATTTCTTGTTGAATCGCTAAGGACTGTTGCAAGTAGCGCAGGGCGGTTTCGTAGTCGCCTCGGGCTGAATAGATAAGAGAAATATTGTTGAGCGTCGAGCCTTCGCCACGTTTATCGCCGATTTCTTGTTGAATCGCTAAGGACTGTTGCAAGTAGCGCAGGGCGGTTTCGTAGTCGCCTCGGGCTTGAAATATTTGAGAAATATTGTTGAGCGTCGTGCCTTCGCTTTTTTTATCTCCCAATTCTTTGAAAATCGCTAAGGACTGTTGCAAGTAGCGCAGGGCGGTTTCGTAGTCGCCTCGGGCATGGGCGATAGTTGCCATATTGTTGAGCGTCGTGCCTTCGCCACTTTTATCGCCGATTTCTTGTTGAATCGCTAAGGACTGTTGCAAGTAGCGCAGGGCGGTTTCGTAGTCGCCTCGGGCATGGGCGATAGTTGCCATATTGTTGAGCGTCGTGCCTTCGCCACTTTTATCGCCGATTTCTTGTTGAATCGCTAAGGACTGTTGATAGTTGGTTAGCGCAAGTTCTAAATTACCCAATGAATGATAAACCCGTCCAATATCATCTAAAATTCTGGCTAACTCGGCACTGTTAGGCGTGGATTCATCTCGTAAACTGAATAATACTTTTAGCCAGCGTTGTTTTTCTGCTGTGCTCATACGCTCTGCCGCGTGAACTGCACTCTCTCTAAAGGCTTTTAATTCTTCTTGTAAATAGGCATTTTTTTCAGTTTCAGGAATATCAAATTCATAAATAGCACTACGCCAGTCGAAAAAATCTAGGGCGGTTGTTGCTAATAATTGCAAGGCGTATTCAGGTAGCCAGAAAAAAACACCTCGATTTAAGCGTTGGTATGCACTCCGTCGCCAATTTAATTGTTGTAACGTTTTAAATGCCGTTGTTTCTGTAACATCTTGGGGTTTATCAGGATTTGGGAGTAACACTTCTAAATCGTAAATAAAGATAGGAATATCAGGAGGATAATTTTCTAAAACTTGCTGTAATGCTTCATCCAATAAAATATTATTTAAATCATATTCTTGCTGTAATGTTTTAATGCTAATTTCTGCAATCGGCTGGTTAAATTTAGTTTTAATTTCATCAATCAGTATCTGACGATAAGCCGTAGAATTACACCGAATAAAAAACAAATAAAAATGCCCTTGGTCACAACGACGAAGGGCACGCAAAAGACGGGGAAGCACTGCGGAATTGGTCATGTTTACGTTGATGGTGTCACGCTTAAAAGGGCTTTAATCGAGTCTAACTCTAAAACGGCAGGATGTAGTGCTTGCCACAATTCGCCATTTTCATATTCTAAGATAACGCGGTTGTTGGTTAAACGGGCATAACTTTCCATGCTTTTATTCGGTTTTTTATAATAAACCGCTTGTAAAACTAATTTATCATCATCGGTTAAGGTAATTAATTGGCGACTGTAAAACTTAATCAACGCACTTTTGGCATATTCGATATCTTCGTGCGTTACTTTTTCCGCATCCGTTTCTGTCACACTACGCAATAAAATCATTAAATCACGAATTGCACCACCGCTTAACTTAATCAGTTCATCAACATATTTTGTATCTTCAAAAAGGGTCTCAATATTCACCCGTTTTTTAATTAAATCGCGTAGAGTTTCCTTACCGTCTGAATTTTCCACTTTTACCATCGGCATCACCAACATGTCAGAAAATTCATTTTTTAAGTTAGTTTGTGAGGCAAGTGTAATGGGTACAGTGTAGATAATATGGCTATTAACCCATTTTAACTGTTCTGCATGTAACATAAACAATTCATAATGATTAGAATATTCTTGTTTTTGTGCAAACAACATTTTTTCCAAACCATCAACGATAATAACCAGACTTTTATAGCCTTGTTTTTGAATGCGTTGACGTGTTGCCGTAATTAAATTATTTAGATGAGCTTTGAAAACCGTTAAATCGTTTCCAATTTCTTTTCGAATAAATTCACGTCGAGTACTACTATTTTTCAAATCATTTTTAAGTTTAGCCATCAACCCTCCAAAAAGGGATTTAATGCCTGCACTGGCTTCTGTTGTTAATTCTGCGCTTAACTCTATTTTTCTATCGGTTTCAATAATTTTTTTAGCAAACCAAGTATGTAAATTTTCTAATAATGCTTTATCTAATTCCCAACCTTTTTCTTCTAACTTCGTGTACAAGCTTTCTGCAATTGCTAATAGAACATCTTGATATTCAATATCATTCATTTCTAAAATGTCTTCAATATCAATGTACACAACAAAAAACTTTTGCGCTTCTAGCTCTGCCTTTAGCTGATGTAACTCTGTTGTTTTGCCACTCCCGCGATGTCCAGAAAATAACATGCTGAAATATTTATCTACATTCTGATTACGCTCGATATTCTTTGCAATATTACTAATCCAACTTTTACGTTGTCCCCGAACCCGCGATAAATCTTGATACCGTGAATCTTTTGCAGATGCTAAAGGGGTATCAGGGTCACACGCATGATACATATCATCAATAGTAGAAACGGGGTAAGTTAATTTCATAAATAATCCTTAAAAAATAATCTGTTGAACCAATTCACAAATGTTAAAGCTTCTGGTGTGTCATGGGAAAAATAGCGAGCTTTAATTGCCGTGCCAAAAGGTAAACCTGATTCTTTTTGCCATGCTAACCATGTATGTACGCAGGCTTTTATCTTATCTAGTTCAGAAAACATTGCGCCTTTTTTGCGTGCTTCTGCTGTTGCTTGTTGTGCATATTCCCAACAATAATCTTGTTCAGGTATCAAATAAGATAGAAAATCTTCTAATTTACCAATTGTCTGATTATTCGGCATTAACCAAATACCTACACATTTGTTATTTAATGGGATAATTGTTCCTGCCTTGTCTGGTTCAGTTGGTAAAGAGACTGATAGCCCTAAATCGTTCATCACGGCGTTGATACGGTCGCAAACACTTTGCCAGCGATTTTCTACACTTAAATCTGCATCTAAAATAATGCCTATGCGTTCATATGATTTAATCGTAGTGGGTAAAGCAGTTAATGCTTCTGTCCAGCCTTTTGCATTGTCGATTTCTACCCGTGTTTTTTTGTTATTCCAATCAACCCCATGACGAGCCAGTAAATTGATAACGGTATATTGGTCATCAATCCCTTCAACAATTAGGCGTTTACCTGTGCTCATCCGCGCACCTCAATATGATGACGTGCTGCAATTTCTAATTCTTCACTGGAGTAGCGAATGGCTTGCGTTGCATTTGGTTCTACACGGTATAAAACAACTTCTTTTGCTAATTCTGGTTGGTCAGCTTGTAACCATGCTAAGGCACGTACACAATCGCTACTGTGTGTTGTTGCAAAGACTTGTACATTAAATTGTTTTGCTGTTTGTACGATAAAACGCCATAAGTCTTCTATCACGCTGTAATGTAAACCCGTATCAATTTCATCAATTAATAAATATTTTCCTTCTGATTTAACTATATAGATGGCTAATCCTAATAATCGGCGAACGCCTTCCCCCATACTGCCTAGCGGTAATCTTTCTGTATTTTTTAGTTTAATAAAGACATTACCGCGATTTGAACTTGTAAATACAATCCGTTCAAGTGTTGGTAAAACACTTAGTAAGGCTTCATAGACTTTTTCTTCAGCAGGGGTTGCAACAATGGAATCCCATAAACGTTGTAGTTGTTCATCATTTGCGCCTGAAGTGCTTAAAAAAAGTGGCGATTTACTAAAATTTTTAATATCAATATGTCTATCATCATACATAAACTTTTCTAACGACATCGATAAGCTTTTTTCTAAATACGAGCTTTCTATTTGAACGGTTAATCGTTTTTCAAGCTCATCAGAGTTATCAATGAGGTTGAGTTTTATAAATTGTTTTTGTTGTTCGTTTCTCGCTATACCTGAGATTTGAAACCATGAGTTTACATCAAGATAATGTCCTGTAAATAAATGACTAATATCAATATAAGGAATGCCTAATGTTTCAATATATTCATTGCGTCTGTCCGAAGATTTTAATAAAACGCGCCAATGATTAGACATTAATATTTCTAACGCTTCTAAAATAGCGGTTTTGCCTGCATTATTCCGCCCAACAAATAAATTAACTTGTCCCAATTCTTTAATATCAAAACAAGAAAAAGTACGGAAGTTTTCAATTTTTACATTGTGATACATGGTAAGTCATCGATAATTTATTAAAAGAGAAAAAGCTATTTTTAATAAACTGAATTTAATCTTTTTAATAAGTATTTTCTAGCAATAAAAAAATACTGTTCCTCTGTCATAAGTTAGCACGGCGAGGGGTTATCATTTTGATAGAATAAGCGCATGTTGTCCATGAACGTGAACGACAGTTTATAATCTTAAAAGGCTTTTACCATAATAAAAACAATTACAACCATTTTTTTCAGAATATCATTCTACTTGCTAGTTTTATTTAAAAAACTCATGTCAACGTCAATTCAAACTATTGCTGAACACGCGGGATATACGGTCATTATGGGCATGGGCAAAACGGGTGCGTCTTGTGTCCAGTTTTTGGCTAAACAGGGCGTTTCATCGTTGTATGTTATGGATAATCGTCCAAATCCGCCTTATTTAGCAAATTTACAGCAGAATTATCCGCAATTTACTTATTTAACAGGGGTTTTTGATGCGGAAATTTTAGCCCGTGCGCAAGAAATTGTGATTAGCCCTGGTTTGTCGTTGCGGGATGAGGCGTTGCAATTGGCGCATCAGGCTAAAGTGCCTGTCATTGGGGATGTTGAGCTGTTTGCTCGCTATGCTCAGGCAACGATTGTGGCTATTACGGGGTCTAATGGTAAAAGTACCGTCACAACAATGTTGGGCGATATGGCAAAACAGGCGGGCTTAGTCACGCAGGTTGGGGGAAATTTGGGACAACCTGCTTTAGATTTGTTAAGCCAGAATACGCAGTTGTATGTGTTGGAGTTGTCTAGTTTTCAGTTGGAAACAACCTATTCCTTGCAGGCAAAAGCGTCCGTTGTGTTAAATATCAGTGCTGACCATTTAGACCGTTATGCAGATATGCAAGCGTATGCGTCGGCGAAACAGCGAATTTATCAGCAATCTGCGGTGTGTGTGTGTAATGCAGATGACCCGATGGTTATGGCGATGTCACCGATAGATAAGCCCGTTATTTCTTTTAGTTTGCAGGCAGATAAGGGTGATTTTCGGGTAATGACGTATGAGGGTGAACCGTATTTAGTGCGTGTGCGAGCAGATGAGGTAATGCCGTTGATGCCTGTGGCGGATTTGGCGTTAAAAAGTGCGATTATGCGGGCAAATGCATTGGCGGCGTTGGCATTGGGTGAGGTGATTGGTTTGCCACTGGAGGCGATGATTTTGACCTTAAAAACGTTTAAGGGTTTGCATCATCGTTGTGAGTTGGTGGCAACAGTGAATCAGGTGGATTGGTTTAACGATTCTAAAGGGACGAATATCGGCGCGTCTATCGCGGCAATTCAGGGTTTAGAGAGACCGAAGAAAATTATTTTAATCGCGGGTGGTGATGGGAAAGGCGCGGATTTTAGTCCGTTGGCAGAGGTTGCCGAGGCGCATTTAAAGACGTGTGTATTGATTGGGCGGGACGCGCCGTTAATTGAAACGGCATTGCGGGGGGTTGTGCCTGTGTCTCATGCGCATTCGTTGGAGGCTGCGGTGAAGTTGTGTGCTGATTTGGCAGAGGCGGGGGATGCGGTGTTATTGTCGCCTGCGTGTGCGAGTTTGGATATGTTTAGAAATTATGAGCATCGCGGGCAGGTCTTTATCGAAGCGGTGCAAGCGTTGAATGTGTCACCAATTGTATAAATGAGGCATTAGGGCAAGTTTTTTCGCCCTTTAGGTTTTTGTCTCGTTATAATATTAGCATTGGCTAATATAGTCGTCAGCAGAGAGCAATGTTATGTCTTCTATCGTGATTTTGGGTGCTAGTTTTGGGGCGTTACGGGCAGTTAAAGCGTTGCGTCAACAGGGTTATAAGGATGCAATTACGTTGATTGCACCGAAACCGACGTTCTTTTTTTATCCCAGCTTGATTTGGGTACCGTCGGGCTTGCGTCAAGAGGCGGATTTAACGTTTCCGTTGGAGTCGTTTTTTAAGCGTTATGCGGTGACTTATCAGGCGGGTACGGTGACAGGGTTAGACCCCGTCGCGCATATTGTGCAAACAGATAAGGGCACAGTGGCATTTGATTATTTAATCATTGCTTCAGGTGGGCGATTTATTAAGAAGTTAGCAGGGATTGAGCATGTTTATTTGCCTTGCAGTCAGTATGCTGAAATTAAAGCCTATAGTGATAAGTTGAACAGTTTGACGCAAGGCACGCTTGCCTTTGGATTTTCTGCTAATCCGAAAGAGCCTTCAGCGGTGCGGGGGGGGCCTGTATTTGAGTTTTTATTTGGGGTGGATACGTTGTTACGTCGGCAAGGACGGCGCGATAAGTTTAAATTGGTGTTTTTTAATCCATCGACAACACCTGGGCAGCGTTTAGGCGGTAAAGCGGTTGGTTATTTGTTAGCAGAAATGCAAAAGCGTGGAATTGAAACACAGTTAGGGCATAAAATACAGGGATTTACAGCGGACAAGGTATTGACAGAAGGTGGAGAAATTGCCAGCGATTTAACGATGTTTTTATCTGGTTTAACAGGACCTGCATGGGCTGAGGCAAGCGGTTTGCCTTTGTCTGAAGGGGGATTTATTAAAGCAGATGCAAATTGTCAAGTACCTGAGTTTGAAAATATTTTTGTCGTTGGTGATAGTGGTAGTTATTTAAACTCGCCTGATTGGTTGCCAAAACAGGCGCATATGGCGGAATTGCAGGCAGTTACGGCAGTTAAAAACATTTTATCTTTGATAACAGGTGGAATACCCAGTAAGACATTTAAAACGGAATTAGTGTGTATTGTGGATAGTTTAGAAAAAGGTGCATTAGTGTATCGGAATGAAAAAGATGTGTATTTATTGCCAAATACACGTTTATTTCATTGGGCTAAACGCGCATTTGAATATTGGTACTTACGACAATATCGGGCTTGATTAAGACCTTTGTCTGAATCGGAATTGACAGGATTTAAAAGCGTTATTTTTTGGTTTGAGGGTTTTAAATCCTGTGAATCCTGATTCAGACAACTTGTTGTCTTTTTAAAAGAAACTCGCCGAACTCAGGTTAACCTATGCTTGCTATTCACCAAAACCATACATATTTTCTCCTTGAAATATACCAAGAAGACAAATATTTTTTATTAATCCCAATAAAATACTTAATTTCTCATCCGAGCTACAGAGAATAAGTTCATCAAGTTCTATAACAAGTGCTTCTAACTCACTATACAAAATAACAGCATCCCCATAGAAATCAGACATACGATACAGAAGTGAATCTTTTTTTATTAAAGATTCATGACGCACAAAAATATAGTCATACATTGTTTCTTCTAATTCAAGAAGGTCATCAAAGTCCTTTTCAGAAACTCCTAAACAAATAGAATATCCCATGCGTTATCCTTACATAAGTTAAAAATAAACATATAGTAAACGCACTATAAAGCGATGCGGAGGACTGCCAGTCCTAAATTTAAATCACTTTATGGTACGATTACTATATAACCCTGTGAATCCTGATTCAGACAAAAAAAGACCTGCTAGGTTTTGAAAACCTAGCAGGTCTCTGTTTTATTTAAGAACCAGAAGCCTTTGTATTTTTTTCCAACTCGGCTGAGTTGACAAGGCAGTGTTCAGGGTTTAATGCGATGCGTAATGGGCGCACTTGTTGATTAAGGCGTGCATCAAAAACGCTGGTATAGAATAGGACACGGCGGACA is part of the Beggiatoa alba B18LD genome and encodes:
- a CDS encoding C1 family peptidase, which gives rise to MPSLKITRPDGTELPISGYHYEKPSAQAKAFTSRLGNKKLPAKVDLRPYMTEVEDQKNTSSCVANAVAGAYEYLAKRHLGEDSYNVSRLFIYYNARYYRSWENEDKGSFIADAIKGLSEYGACSEETWEFDVKSVTTEPDGDAYDEAANFLVESTELLPVDLTAWKSALAEGNPIIFGISLFKSFDSHKKKGLVPMPSPQETARASHGGHAMLCVGYSDNDQVFIVRNSWGSDWGDNGYCYIPYRYLINPQLNSGDCWVIKQLDNFDIDESSWSDDDESVLGDWETEFADMSDEDYQDMLEAMGDSPLELRLAMIIMYAAGADDDISDEEMAEITTYMDGFLELLGVAMKTERLLRNAQKQLNKDEDGELLDESIDLLGEYLSGELLARIVQDIEAMIDVDDLSEEEEEFLNDLISRWQIEGDEEDESEDDDEEYEEDEDEEEEEEEEKPKKRR
- a CDS encoding tetratricopeptide repeat protein is translated as MTNSAVLPRLLRALRRCDQGHFYLFFIRCNSTAYRQILIDEIKTKFNQPIAEISIKTLQQEYDLNNILLDEALQQVLENYPPDIPIFIYDLEVLLPNPDKPQDVTETTAFKTLQQLNWRRSAYQRLNRGVFFWLPEYALQLLATTALDFFDWRSAIYEFDIPETEKNAYLQEELKAFRESAVHAAERMSTAEKQRWLKVLFSLRDESTPNSAELARILDDIGRVYHSLGNLELALTNYQQSLAIQQEIGDKSGEGTTLNNMATIAHARGDYETALRYLQQSLAIQQEIGDKSGEGTTLNNMATIAHARGDYETALRYLQQSLAIFKELGDKKSEGTTLNNISQIFQARGDYETALRYLQQSLAIQQEIGDKRGEGSTLNNISLIYSARGDYETALRYLQQSLAIQQEIGDKSGEGATLNNMATTAYARGDYETALRYLQQSLAIQQEIGDVAGLCATLFNMGRIHLQNEEVQEGITKFVEAYRIAHKIGYAQVLQALEELAKDWGQDGLNYWARLSQQISEP
- a CDS encoding ATP-binding protein; translated protein: MKLTYPVSTIDDMYHACDPDTPLASAKDSRYQDLSRVRGQRKSWISNIAKNIERNQNVDKYFSMLFSGHRGSGKTTELHQLKAELEAQKFFVVYIDIEDILEMNDIEYQDVLLAIAESLYTKLEEKGWELDKALLENLHTWFAKKIIETDRKIELSAELTTEASAGIKSLFGGLMAKLKNDLKNSSTRREFIRKEIGNDLTVFKAHLNNLITATRQRIQKQGYKSLVIIVDGLEKMLFAQKQEYSNHYELFMLHAEQLKWVNSHIIYTVPITLASQTNLKNEFSDMLVMPMVKVENSDGKETLRDLIKKRVNIETLFEDTKYVDELIKLSGGAIRDLMILLRSVTETDAEKVTHEDIEYAKSALIKFYSRQLITLTDDDKLVLQAVYYKKPNKSMESYARLTNNRVILEYENGELWQALHPAVLELDSIKALLSVTPST
- a CDS encoding DUF3226 domain-containing protein, which encodes MSTGKRLIVEGIDDQYTVINLLARHGVDWNNKKTRVEIDNAKGWTEALTALPTTIKSYERIGIILDADLSVENRWQSVCDRINAVMNDLGLSVSLPTEPDKAGTIIPLNNKCVGIWLMPNNQTIGKLEDFLSYLIPEQDYCWEYAQQATAEARKKGAMFSELDKIKACVHTWLAWQKESGLPFGTAIKARYFSHDTPEALTFVNWFNRLFFKDYL
- a CDS encoding AAA family ATPase — its product is MYHNVKIENFRTFSCFDIKELGQVNLFVGRNNAGKTAILEALEILMSNHWRVLLKSSDRRNEYIETLGIPYIDISHLFTGHYLDVNSWFQISGIARNEQQKQFIKLNLIDNSDELEKRLTVQIESSYLEKSLSMSLEKFMYDDRHIDIKNFSKSPLFLSTSGANDEQLQRLWDSIVATPAEEKVYEALLSVLPTLERIVFTSSNRGNVFIKLKNTERLPLGSMGEGVRRLLGLAIYIVKSEGKYLLIDEIDTGLHYSVIEDLWRFIVQTAKQFNVQVFATTHSSDCVRALAWLQADQPELAKEVVLYRVEPNATQAIRYSSEELEIAARHHIEVRG
- the murD gene encoding UDP-N-acetylmuramoyl-L-alanine--D-glutamate ligase; translated protein: MSTSIQTIAEHAGYTVIMGMGKTGASCVQFLAKQGVSSLYVMDNRPNPPYLANLQQNYPQFTYLTGVFDAEILARAQEIVISPGLSLRDEALQLAHQAKVPVIGDVELFARYAQATIVAITGSNGKSTVTTMLGDMAKQAGLVTQVGGNLGQPALDLLSQNTQLYVLELSSFQLETTYSLQAKASVVLNISADHLDRYADMQAYASAKQRIYQQSAVCVCNADDPMVMAMSPIDKPVISFSLQADKGDFRVMTYEGEPYLVRVRADEVMPLMPVADLALKSAIMRANALAALALGEVIGLPLEAMILTLKTFKGLHHRCELVATVNQVDWFNDSKGTNIGASIAAIQGLERPKKIILIAGGDGKGADFSPLAEVAEAHLKTCVLIGRDAPLIETALRGVVPVSHAHSLEAAVKLCADLAEAGDAVLLSPACASLDMFRNYEHRGQVFIEAVQALNVSPIV
- a CDS encoding NAD(P)/FAD-dependent oxidoreductase, which encodes MSSIVILGASFGALRAVKALRQQGYKDAITLIAPKPTFFFYPSLIWVPSGLRQEADLTFPLESFFKRYAVTYQAGTVTGLDPVAHIVQTDKGTVAFDYLIIASGGRFIKKLAGIEHVYLPCSQYAEIKAYSDKLNSLTQGTLAFGFSANPKEPSAVRGGPVFEFLFGVDTLLRRQGRRDKFKLVFFNPSTTPGQRLGGKAVGYLLAEMQKRGIETQLGHKIQGFTADKVLTEGGEIASDLTMFLSGLTGPAWAEASGLPLSEGGFIKADANCQVPEFENIFVVGDSGSYLNSPDWLPKQAHMAELQAVTAVKNILSLITGGIPSKTFKTELVCIVDSLEKGALVYRNEKDVYLLPNTRLFHWAKRAFEYWYLRQYRA